One window of the Pseudoxanthobacter soli DSM 19599 genome contains the following:
- a CDS encoding formylglycine-generating enzyme family protein translates to MKVLDPVAPTTDGPMAEAAPSGMVWIAGGTFLMGSDDHYPEEAPAHPVAVDGFFIDPTPVTNAAFARFVDATGYVTVAERVPRAENYPGADPLLLVPGSLVFVAPDDDGNPDDWTRWWRFEPGACWRRPQGPDSSVDGLMDHPVVHICHEDATAYAAWAGKELPSEAEWEFAARGGLEGAAFAWGDDLVPDGIHRANTWQGRFPRENLAEDGYAGTSPVTAFPPNGYGLFDLIGNVWEWTDDWYRPRHAAPAAKACCLPRNPRGGSATDSVDPFSPGPPSPRKVLKGGSHLCAPSYCRRYRPAARQPQTVDTASVHIGFRCVRRVATKRGSE, encoded by the coding sequence ATGAAGGTCCTCGACCCCGTGGCCCCGACGACGGACGGCCCGATGGCGGAAGCCGCGCCATCCGGCATGGTCTGGATCGCCGGCGGCACCTTCCTCATGGGATCCGACGATCACTATCCCGAGGAAGCTCCCGCGCATCCGGTGGCCGTCGACGGCTTCTTCATCGATCCGACACCGGTGACCAATGCCGCGTTCGCCCGCTTCGTGGACGCGACCGGCTATGTGACGGTGGCGGAACGGGTGCCCCGTGCCGAGAACTATCCCGGTGCCGATCCGCTGCTGCTCGTGCCGGGTTCCCTCGTTTTCGTCGCACCCGACGATGACGGCAATCCGGACGACTGGACGCGGTGGTGGCGCTTCGAGCCCGGTGCCTGCTGGCGCCGGCCGCAGGGACCGGACAGCAGCGTCGACGGGCTGATGGACCATCCCGTGGTCCATATCTGCCACGAGGACGCAACGGCCTATGCCGCCTGGGCCGGCAAGGAACTGCCGAGCGAGGCGGAATGGGAGTTCGCCGCCCGCGGCGGGCTCGAAGGCGCCGCGTTCGCCTGGGGCGACGACCTCGTGCCGGACGGCATCCATCGCGCCAACACCTGGCAGGGCCGCTTCCCCCGCGAGAACCTCGCCGAGGACGGCTATGCCGGAACGTCGCCCGTCACCGCCTTCCCGCCGAACGGCTACGGATTGTTCGATCTGATCGGCAACGTGTGGGAGTGGACCGACGACTGGTACCGCCCGCGCCACGCCGCGCCCGCCGCGAAGGCGTGCTGCCTGCCGCGCAACCCGCGCGGGGGCAGCGCCACGGACAGCGTCGATCCCTTTTCACCGGGCCCGCCCTCGCCCCGCAAGGTGCTGAAGGGCGGCTCCCACCTCTGCGCTCCCAGCTATTGCCGGCGCTACCGCCCCGCGGCGCGCCAGCCCCAGACCGTCGACACCGCCTCCGTCCACATCGGCTTCCGGTGCGTGCGGCGTGTCGCGACCAAACGAGGATCCGAATGA
- a CDS encoding AraC family transcriptional regulator, with amino-acid sequence MWDRHPVSLSLIHMLPDVAARRGLALPPLLARAGIARDIAPDRTVARAQVATVLLEMARHAGEAEIGLDLAAAADPSRLGLMGHALFSGRTLRECLHAQAAHMPTFQRGVSLALDERDGRAHWRHVLADSDPEHARVLNEGIAGFVVRALRAIAGDAGGAIHVGLPHRALAPMRTYEDKLGSDVSFASGAGVAVSFDAAWLDRPNPFFARNRLSPEIAALPLPGRGFLIDDAGLIEALRLIIAAAALSGTLSLPDAARSLGLPPRSLQRRLASLGTSFEMLVDEWRREAARRHLADPALSVGSITRLLGYRDPAHFVRAFRRWEGEAPVAYRKVLLARNGN; translated from the coding sequence ATGTGGGACCGCCATCCGGTCAGCCTGTCGCTGATTCATATGCTGCCGGACGTCGCGGCCCGGCGCGGCCTTGCGCTGCCGCCGCTGCTCGCCCGGGCGGGGATCGCGCGGGACATAGCACCGGACCGGACGGTGGCGCGGGCGCAGGTCGCGACCGTGCTCCTGGAAATGGCGCGTCATGCGGGCGAGGCGGAAATCGGGCTCGACCTGGCGGCGGCCGCCGATCCGTCGCGGCTCGGCCTGATGGGGCATGCGCTGTTTTCCGGACGGACGCTGCGCGAGTGCCTGCACGCCCAGGCCGCCCACATGCCGACCTTCCAGCGGGGCGTCAGTCTTGCCCTCGACGAGCGCGACGGCCGGGCGCACTGGCGCCACGTGCTCGCCGACAGCGATCCCGAACACGCCCGGGTGCTCAACGAAGGCATCGCGGGGTTCGTCGTCCGGGCGTTGCGCGCCATCGCCGGCGATGCGGGCGGCGCGATCCATGTCGGGCTGCCCCATCGCGCCCTGGCGCCGATGCGCACCTACGAGGACAAGCTCGGCAGCGACGTCTCGTTCGCCAGCGGCGCAGGCGTGGCGGTGAGTTTCGATGCCGCATGGCTCGACCGCCCCAATCCGTTCTTCGCCCGCAACCGGCTTTCCCCGGAGATCGCGGCGCTGCCGCTGCCGGGCCGGGGCTTCCTCATCGACGATGCGGGCCTGATCGAGGCGCTCCGGCTGATCATCGCCGCCGCCGCGCTGAGCGGCACCCTGTCGCTGCCGGATGCCGCCCGCAGCCTCGGCCTGCCGCCGCGCAGCCTGCAACGCCGGCTCGCCTCTCTCGGCACCTCGTTCGAGATGCTGGTCGACGAGTGGCGGCGCGAGGCGGCCCGGCGCCATCTCGCGGACCCGGCGCTGTCCGTCGGCTCGATCACCCGCCTGCTCGGCTACCGCGACCCGGCGCATTTCGTGCGGGCGTTCCGGCGATGGGAAGGCGAGGCCCCGGTCGCCTACCGCAAGGTTCTTCTGGCGCGAAATGGCAATTGA